The following proteins are encoded in a genomic region of Nicoliella spurrieriana:
- a CDS encoding sugar O-acetyltransferase has translation MTTERDKMTAGQNYDQFDPELQAQRTKMRKALGALNQIYDNREFNKQLKPLLAESGDHLFVENGIAFDYGFNIHVGNDFYANYHLTLLDTCPITIGDNCYFGPDCGLYTPVHPIDPVQRKNDVELGAPITIGDNVWLGGHVTILPGVTLGNNVVVGAGSVVTKSFGDNVVIVGNPAHVIKTVD, from the coding sequence ATGACAACAGAACGTGACAAAATGACGGCTGGCCAAAATTATGACCAGTTCGATCCAGAATTACAGGCCCAAAGAACGAAGATGCGTAAGGCATTGGGGGCTTTGAACCAGATTTATGATAATCGGGAATTTAACAAGCAATTAAAGCCGCTCCTAGCCGAGAGTGGCGACCATTTATTCGTAGAAAATGGGATTGCGTTTGACTATGGCTTTAACATCCATGTCGGTAATGATTTCTACGCGAATTACCACCTAACGCTACTGGATACCTGCCCAATTACAATTGGTGATAATTGTTACTTTGGTCCGGACTGTGGATTGTACACGCCGGTCCATCCGATTGACCCGGTCCAACGCAAAAACGACGTTGAATTGGGCGCACCAATCACGATTGGTGATAACGTCTGGCTAGGAGGGCACGTGACCATCTTGCCCGGCGTAACGTTAGGTAATAACGTAGTCGTAGGCGCTGGTTCGGTAGTGACCAAGTCATTCGGCGATAACGTGGTGATCGTGGGGAATCCTGCACACGTAATTAAAACCGTGGATTAA
- a CDS encoding NAD(P)H-dependent oxidoreductase, with the protein MKTLIIISHPEIKDSGTQAFLKGALRNLNGVTWHGLDTKYPDYQIDVAAEQKQLVAADRIIFQFPLYWYSSPALLKQWEDDVLTRNFTQVNQDGRLAGKQLGIVVTLGTAAKNYTVGGSEGVSISELMKPFQAVAKQAGMDFLPPFVVDRFKYQTAQQKAHLLFDYQNYVNNPHPATFKGQQDWVIERLRDKASREGDATRQTLLNLTIDQIEQNEAELASLKDQIEMIKRGDDE; encoded by the coding sequence TTGAAAACATTAATCATTATTTCGCATCCAGAAATTAAGGATTCCGGGACCCAGGCATTCCTAAAGGGAGCGTTACGGAATTTAAATGGCGTGACGTGGCATGGACTAGACACAAAATATCCAGACTACCAAATCGACGTGGCTGCGGAGCAAAAGCAATTAGTCGCAGCCGACCGGATTATTTTTCAATTTCCGCTCTATTGGTATAGTTCTCCGGCGCTATTGAAACAGTGGGAGGATGACGTTTTAACACGTAACTTCACCCAAGTAAATCAAGATGGTCGGCTTGCGGGGAAGCAGTTAGGCATCGTCGTGACGCTCGGGACTGCCGCTAAGAATTACACCGTCGGCGGCAGCGAAGGGGTGTCGATTTCGGAACTGATGAAGCCGTTTCAAGCGGTTGCCAAGCAGGCGGGGATGGACTTTTTGCCTCCATTCGTCGTGGACCGCTTTAAGTATCAAACCGCGCAGCAAAAGGCGCACTTATTGTTTGATTACCAAAACTACGTTAATAATCCCCACCCAGCCACATTTAAGGGCCAACAGGACTGGGTGATCGAACGCTTGCGTGATAAAGCCAGTCGGGAGGGTGATGCGACCCGCCAAACGTTGTTGAACCTGACAATCGATCAAATCGAGCAAAATGAAGCGGAACTAGCTAGTTTGAAGGATCAAATCGAAATGATCAAACGGGGGGATGATGAATAA
- the map gene encoding type I methionyl aminopeptidase — protein MITLKSPREIEKMAESGAILAGVHKGLQKLIKPGLDTWEIEEFADKYIKDHGGYPSEKGFDGYKFATCISVNEEVAHGIPRKGLKLKDGDIVKVDMCVDKDGFESDSCWSYAVGNVSDEIKKLMQVTHDALYIGIDQAVIGNRIGDIGAAIQEYVEKQNGFGDVRELIGHGIQPSIHEAPNVPAYGNAGQGMRLREGMTITIEPMVNTGTWQITDRYDKKDDWTYYVSADGTPSAQYEHTLAITKDGPKILTSQDHEADQKYML, from the coding sequence ATGATTACATTAAAATCACCTCGTGAAATCGAAAAAATGGCTGAATCAGGAGCCATTTTAGCGGGGGTTCATAAGGGCCTTCAGAAATTAATCAAGCCCGGTCTGGATACCTGGGAAATTGAAGAATTTGCTGATAAGTACATTAAAGACCACGGTGGCTACCCTTCAGAAAAGGGTTTTGACGGCTACAAGTTTGCTACTTGTATCTCAGTAAATGAAGAAGTGGCCCACGGGATTCCCCGGAAGGGCTTAAAGTTAAAGGATGGCGACATCGTCAAGGTCGACATGTGTGTCGATAAGGACGGCTTTGAAAGTGATTCATGTTGGAGCTACGCCGTTGGTAACGTTTCTGATGAAATCAAGAAGTTAATGCAGGTGACCCACGATGCACTATACATTGGCATCGACCAGGCGGTCATTGGGAATCGGATCGGTGACATTGGTGCTGCCATTCAAGAATACGTTGAAAAGCAAAACGGCTTTGGTGACGTTCGTGAATTAATCGGTCACGGCATCCAACCATCGATCCACGAAGCCCCTAACGTCCCCGCCTACGGGAATGCCGGTCAGGGCATGCGGCTCCGTGAAGGGATGACGATTACGATCGAACCCATGGTCAATACCGGGACCTGGCAAATCACTGATCGCTATGACAAGAAGGACGATTGGACCTACTACGTATCTGCCGATGGAACCCCATCTGCGCAGTACGAACACACCCTAGCAATTACTAAGGATGGCCCTAAGATCTTAACTTCGCAAGACCATGAAGCGGATCAAAAATACATGCTTTAA
- a CDS encoding MFS transporter — translation MDDKRVPIKTVLAIIAVALVSFSGIMAETSMNVTFTTLAQTFGSNLNTIQWVTAGYLLAVTIAITTSAYTTKRFSIRAVWLVSILLFIVGSLVGACALNLPMLILGRVLEGTASGIAMPLSFNIVIYTVPSERIGTWLGFSSLVVSLAPSFGPSYGGLILDHFGWRAIFIILLIAPALSLMMGWQTINHIDNRSKTSGFDWGAFSLFAIILMTSLLLVNQFEQHGFNWPLGILMVVAIVALVWHYQHSRKSFLNFTLFRQGRFLALLVPVALYMFSMLGLNLIIPTLAENELHTSSFIAGFALLPGALTGALLNPYFGRMYDHRGGKLPMYLGNWILLGAVSIMATFKLQWGLSFLIGIYIVYIIGRNMAYFGAQTAAIDDQPPVNQSDATAIIQTFQMFMGSMGTTVGALFQTQFGILNGFKTFSCFSIGIAVVNGLLMWGYYRSKKRSR, via the coding sequence ATGGATGACAAACGGGTCCCAATCAAGACCGTGTTAGCAATTATTGCGGTCGCACTGGTGTCGTTTTCCGGCATCATGGCTGAAACTTCAATGAACGTGACGTTTACGACCCTTGCGCAGACGTTCGGGAGTAATTTGAACACGATTCAGTGGGTAACTGCGGGCTACCTTTTGGCGGTAACGATTGCGATTACCACCAGCGCCTACACGACCAAGCGCTTTAGCATCCGGGCGGTTTGGTTAGTTAGTATCTTGCTATTTATTGTTGGGTCATTAGTGGGTGCCTGTGCTTTGAACCTACCGATGTTGATTTTAGGACGGGTGCTTGAGGGGACCGCATCTGGAATTGCAATGCCGCTCTCCTTTAACATTGTTATTTATACCGTCCCGAGCGAACGAATCGGGACCTGGCTAGGTTTTTCCTCGTTGGTGGTTAGTTTGGCACCATCATTTGGGCCCAGCTACGGGGGCTTAATTTTAGATCACTTTGGTTGGCGCGCCATCTTTATCATCCTATTGATTGCACCGGCACTATCGTTAATGATGGGCTGGCAGACGATCAACCATATTGATAACCGTTCGAAAACGAGCGGATTCGATTGGGGCGCATTTAGCCTGTTTGCAATCATCTTAATGACGAGTTTACTCTTGGTGAACCAGTTTGAACAACACGGCTTTAACTGGCCGCTGGGAATTTTGATGGTGGTAGCCATAGTGGCCTTGGTCTGGCATTATCAGCACTCGAGGAAGTCGTTTTTGAACTTTACTCTGTTTAGGCAGGGGCGGTTTTTAGCGTTGTTGGTTCCAGTCGCGTTATACATGTTCTCGATGTTGGGATTAAATTTAATCATCCCGACCCTGGCTGAAAATGAATTACACACGTCCAGTTTTATCGCTGGCTTTGCGTTGTTGCCCGGGGCATTGACCGGGGCCCTGTTGAATCCGTACTTCGGGCGGATGTATGACCACCGTGGCGGGAAGTTACCCATGTACTTGGGGAATTGGATTTTGCTAGGTGCAGTCAGCATCATGGCCACCTTTAAGCTGCAATGGGGCCTAAGCTTTTTGATCGGAATCTACATCGTGTACATTATTGGTCGGAATATGGCCTACTTTGGGGCCCAAACGGCGGCGATTGATGACCAACCCCCGGTCAATCAATCCGATGCGACCGCAATTATCCAGACGTTCCAGATGTTCATGGGGTCAATGGGAACGACGGTCGGGGCTTTGTTTCAGACCCAGTTTGGCATCTTAAATGGTTTCAAAACGTTTAGCTGCTTTTCAATTGGCATCGCAGTGGTAAACGGACTATTAATGTGGGGTTATTATAGAAGTAAAAAGAGATCGCGCTAA
- a CDS encoding TetR/AcrR family transcriptional regulator, whose translation MRDKLATKRKIVAGMIKLMDTMAYRDITVKEICQETGVSRMTYYRNFHDKKELLTYHFDGLFTDFIQQVSSSHSRTFFDIATIFFNLIKADQHFMELLIQNDLTIVLRERLRYYIGGLVDQRVLRVRERSSKLLISMISGGLTELLITWTQDGMQEPVESLVIFASKYMHFKN comes from the coding sequence ATGAGAGATAAATTGGCGACCAAACGGAAAATTGTCGCTGGAATGATTAAATTGATGGACACGATGGCCTACCGCGACATTACGGTCAAGGAGATCTGCCAAGAGACCGGCGTGTCTCGAATGACGTATTACCGCAATTTTCATGATAAAAAAGAGTTGTTGACCTACCACTTTGATGGTTTATTTACTGACTTTATTCAGCAGGTCTCATCTAGTCATTCTAGGACCTTTTTTGACATTGCAACCATTTTCTTTAACTTGATCAAGGCTGACCAACACTTTATGGAGTTATTGATTCAAAACGATTTAACGATCGTATTACGAGAACGCCTCCGGTACTACATTGGAGGATTAGTCGACCAACGGGTCTTAAGGGTGCGCGAACGCTCATCCAAACTATTGATTTCGATGATTTCGGGGGGCTTGACTGAGCTCTTGATTACCTGGACTCAAGATGGGATGCAAGAACCCGTGGAGTCGCTAGTCATTTTTGCTTCTAAGTACATGCATTTTAAAAATTAA
- a CDS encoding alpha/beta hydrolase: protein MSKHLKQTIMLVVALVVLLGAAIFVSVSNNNNNSGKNAKQADKPVPTLYINGADAPTNAANHLLTMGERDGGTRSLSVTFKNDKPVYKGKLTKKTQQPMIKVTFGQKTTVFEQMRGTYQVLQYLKQHYDYDNYNAVGFSGGAIAALATSSDKDSSIPRMSQLISIAAGYDGVMKTNDKPNSNHLTSTGKPLVLHKATAKYPAYQDLLYNTETMPKNVKVLNIYGNSAGKGNNDGVITNVSSESLKYLVKKRTDSYQAVKVSGSDANHTGLFNHPVVDRFVERALYDKR, encoded by the coding sequence GTGAGCAAACATTTAAAACAGACCATCATGTTAGTGGTGGCGTTAGTCGTTTTACTGGGCGCTGCGATATTTGTGAGCGTTAGTAATAACAATAATAATTCTGGGAAGAACGCTAAGCAGGCGGATAAGCCAGTGCCTACGTTGTATATTAACGGCGCGGATGCCCCGACGAATGCTGCGAATCACTTGTTGACGATGGGTGAACGAGACGGGGGGACCCGGTCATTATCAGTGACCTTTAAAAATGACAAACCCGTTTACAAGGGGAAGTTGACCAAAAAGACCCAACAACCAATGATCAAAGTCACGTTTGGGCAGAAGACGACCGTGTTTGAACAGATGCGTGGGACCTACCAAGTCTTACAATACTTAAAGCAGCATTACGATTATGATAATTATAATGCCGTCGGCTTTAGTGGTGGGGCGATTGCAGCGCTTGCGACCTCTAGTGATAAGGATTCTAGTATTCCTAGAATGAGTCAGTTGATTTCGATTGCGGCCGGTTATGACGGTGTCATGAAGACCAATGATAAGCCGAATTCCAATCACTTGACCAGTACTGGGAAGCCATTGGTCCTGCATAAAGCGACCGCTAAATATCCAGCTTACCAAGACCTTCTTTACAATACCGAGACGATGCCTAAGAACGTTAAGGTGTTAAATATTTATGGAAATAGTGCTGGGAAGGGTAATAACGACGGGGTCATTACGAACGTGTCTTCTGAATCGTTGAAGTACCTGGTCAAAAAACGGACTGATAGTTACCAAGCCGTTAAGGTAAGCGGTTCCGATGCTAACCACACCGGTTTATTTAACCATCCGGTCGTTGATCGCTTTGTCGAACGGGCATTATATGATAAACGCTAA
- a CDS encoding MFS transporter — translation MEKKISSSVLLAIIASGVMTFSGVTVETSMNITFPTLIKEFGIGLSVVQWMTTIYLLVLSSIIPLSRFLKARFKMSTLFIVANLLFLAGLVVDAFAPSFIFLLLGRVIQGLGTGIALPLMFNIILENVPQERLGVMMGFGSLITAAASAVGPTFGGIIVNTLGWRFIFIILMPVLLISLLMGIFSIPHLRKNELSSERFDLKSFLLIVATFAGLIIGIDTISTSSFWNPMVLIPIVIGLVALFTFIRVQNHSAQPLLRVHILKNTAYAKYVVAFFINQLIILGLAFVVPNYVQLINHSSSSVAGLLLLPGAVIGAVVSPFSGALLDRFGAKKPILSGIAVMVVSLLLLSIFSSHLANSVIMILYSLIMIGVGLAYGNIMTKGLSYLSGELQADGNAIITTVQQFAGAIGTVIVATIITKVGAIGGGNGLLGYTAALIFLLVISIIQLITIKTTKE, via the coding sequence ATGGAAAAGAAAATATCATCAAGTGTTTTATTAGCAATTATTGCATCAGGAGTTATGACGTTTAGTGGGGTGACGGTGGAGACATCGATGAACATCACGTTCCCCACGTTGATTAAGGAATTTGGCATCGGCCTCAGTGTCGTGCAGTGGATGACCACGATTTACCTACTGGTACTATCTAGCATCATTCCACTTTCGCGGTTCTTAAAGGCCCGCTTTAAAATGAGTACGCTGTTTATTGTCGCCAACTTATTGTTCCTAGCGGGATTAGTGGTGGATGCGTTTGCACCATCGTTTATCTTTCTGCTATTGGGGCGGGTGATTCAGGGCCTTGGGACCGGAATTGCGTTGCCACTAATGTTCAACATCATTTTAGAAAACGTGCCACAGGAAAGATTGGGGGTGATGATGGGCTTTGGCTCCTTGATTACCGCCGCTGCTTCCGCAGTGGGACCAACCTTTGGTGGAATTATTGTTAATACGCTTGGCTGGCGGTTTATTTTTATTATTTTAATGCCAGTGCTATTGATTTCATTATTGATGGGGATCTTTTCAATTCCCCACTTACGGAAGAATGAGCTCAGCTCAGAACGCTTTGATTTAAAGAGCTTCTTATTGATCGTAGCCACTTTCGCAGGGTTAATCATTGGGATTGACACCATTAGTACCAGCAGCTTCTGGAATCCAATGGTGCTCATTCCGATTGTAATCGGGTTGGTCGCATTATTTACATTCATCCGGGTGCAAAATCACTCTGCCCAACCACTATTGCGGGTACACATCTTAAAGAACACCGCCTATGCTAAGTACGTGGTAGCATTTTTCATTAACCAGCTCATCATCTTAGGACTAGCGTTTGTAGTGCCGAACTACGTCCAATTAATTAACCACAGTAGCTCCAGTGTTGCTGGGTTACTGTTATTACCAGGGGCTGTAATTGGGGCGGTCGTATCACCGTTCTCAGGAGCCCTTCTGGACCGCTTTGGTGCTAAGAAGCCGATTTTAAGCGGGATTGCGGTCATGGTGGTATCGCTACTGCTGCTAAGTATCTTTTCGAGCCACCTTGCTAATTCAGTGATCATGATTTTATACAGTTTGATTATGATTGGGGTCGGGTTAGCCTACGGTAACATCATGACCAAGGGGTTAAGTTACCTATCAGGTGAATTACAAGCCGATGGGAACGCCATCATTACCACGGTGCAACAATTTGCCGGGGCGATTGGGACCGTAATCGTTGCGACCATCATTACGAAGGTCGGCGCCATTGGTGGCGGCAACGGTTTATTAGGGTACACTGCAGCCCTGATCTTCCTATTGGTAATTAGCATCATTCAATTGATAACGATTAAAACTACAAAAGAATAA
- a CDS encoding cold-shock protein — protein MEQGTVKWFNADKGYGFITTDNGDVFVHYSAINKDGFKTLDEGEKVTLDVEQGDRGPQAANVTPVEG, from the coding sequence ATGGAACAAGGTACTGTAAAATGGTTTAACGCTGACAAGGGATACGGATTTATTACTACTGATAACGGTGACGTTTTTGTTCACTATTCAGCAATCAACAAGGATGGCTTCAAGACCTTAGACGAAGGCGAAAAGGTTACCCTTGATGTTGAACAAGGCGACCGTGGCCCACAAGCTGCTAACGTTACTCCAGTTGAAGGTTAA
- a CDS encoding BCCT family transporter, whose product MPTVILFICVSAVLMIGGASIKGVLNSILAWVSGEMGWGYMWIYVINFVFFIFIILSKYGGIKLGDKEDKPAYGNFQWGAMVFATAIDASILMLSMVDPLRYIQDPPFGTKPYSEQAYGLAHMLGQYNWGPMAWMMFAAPTIAIGYILYVKKIKVQSLSDSIIMLNGNKPWQRFFKTVVNILVVLGIMGGVGASVGLEIPIISKVLSSLTGIPDNLLLKLVLFTILFIIFTFTVFKGLKGGIDKLSNMHIWTAVIFLAIVLAIGPTVYILNSETNSIGLLIQKFIPLSTNTIPNGTPDTTQQETIFYWGWWLSYMPFMGLFIARISRGRTIRQVVIGMLTYGALGCMSFYAILGGYSLWLQKTGEVNLIHILSTQGQSAVIAAVLSTLPLKYIMFALYCISCFIFLATTISSSAFVLSSFTSLPLARGEQPSRANRMTWVVIFIIFSFSLVMVGGFETIQTFCTLAGFPLMFVVPFILYSIWKMLRNDESIKTIKIKRSELRDVRRQNRIRRKKITVERKNAVDGDLILSPDDHHDD is encoded by the coding sequence ATTCCGACAGTAATTTTATTTATTTGTGTTTCTGCAGTCTTGATGATTGGCGGTGCTTCGATCAAGGGCGTTTTAAATTCGATTTTAGCATGGGTCTCCGGCGAAATGGGCTGGGGGTACATGTGGATCTACGTCATTAACTTCGTCTTTTTCATCTTCATCATCTTAAGTAAGTATGGTGGCATCAAGCTGGGTGACAAGGAAGACAAGCCCGCTTATGGTAATTTTCAATGGGGCGCAATGGTCTTTGCAACCGCCATTGATGCTAGTATTTTAATGCTGAGCATGGTCGATCCACTTCGTTACATTCAAGACCCACCATTCGGGACGAAGCCATATTCCGAACAAGCATACGGGCTCGCCCACATGCTGGGGCAATATAATTGGGGCCCGATGGCTTGGATGATGTTTGCCGCCCCAACGATTGCGATTGGTTATATTCTATATGTAAAGAAGATCAAGGTGCAGTCGCTAAGTGACTCGATCATCATGTTAAATGGAAATAAACCCTGGCAACGGTTCTTCAAAACGGTGGTCAACATCCTGGTTGTTTTGGGGATCATGGGCGGGGTCGGCGCCTCGGTCGGCTTGGAAATTCCGATTATTTCGAAGGTCTTGAGCTCGTTGACCGGGATTCCAGATAACCTACTGCTTAAATTAGTGCTGTTTACGATTTTATTCATCATCTTTACCTTTACCGTCTTTAAGGGGCTCAAGGGTGGAATTGATAAGTTGAGTAACATGCATATCTGGACGGCGGTCATCTTCTTAGCAATTGTGTTAGCAATTGGGCCGACCGTTTACATCTTAAATTCTGAGACCAACAGTATCGGGTTATTGATTCAAAAATTTATCCCACTAAGTACCAATACGATTCCGAACGGGACGCCCGATACGACCCAACAAGAAACCATCTTTTATTGGGGCTGGTGGTTGTCCTATATGCCATTTATGGGATTGTTCATTGCCCGCATCTCACGGGGCCGGACGATTCGACAGGTCGTAATCGGGATGTTAACTTATGGAGCATTAGGGTGTATGAGTTTTTACGCCATCTTAGGGGGCTATTCCCTCTGGTTACAAAAAACCGGCGAAGTCAATTTAATCCACATCCTAAGTACCCAGGGGCAATCTGCAGTGATTGCGGCGGTTCTTTCTACGCTGCCATTGAAGTACATCATGTTTGCCCTCTATTGTATTTCCTGTTTTATCTTCCTGGCGACGACGATTTCATCGTCAGCATTCGTGCTCTCATCGTTTACCAGTTTACCGTTGGCTCGTGGCGAACAACCCAGTCGGGCGAACCGGATGACCTGGGTGGTAATCTTCATCATCTTCTCGTTTAGTTTGGTGATGGTCGGAGGTTTTGAAACGATTCAAACCTTCTGTACGTTGGCTGGTTTTCCACTCATGTTTGTGGTGCCATTCATCCTCTATTCGATCTGGAAGATGCTGCGAAATGATGAATCAATCAAAACGATTAAAATTAAACGCTCCGAACTTCGGGATGTTAGACGGCAGAATCGGATTCGCCGTAAGAAAATTACGGTCGAGCGGAAAAACGCCGTTGATGGGGATTTGATCCTGTCACCGGATGATCATCATGATGATTAA
- a CDS encoding ribonuclease H family protein: MAHKYYAVRRGRNPGIYNSWPECLEQVKAFPKARFKSFLTRADAEEFLKGNDPTLPNAPSEAPATGGQDVITVYTDGGSRNHGNQKGGHVKDNDKAAWAYLIQMPDGSKRSAADGELGATNNRMEVMALLKALSDLAQHGLADHEIEVVSDSKYVLDAITKHWLAGWKRRGWQTSAGQPVKNEALWKQIDQIMGQFKALHFHWTKGHADNAGNVFVDEKLNEAMDQMGSSGTIKVARHKQAAPVPQVNETVKQNALSSIDGILNGDQPKASAAPGPTVHRDRLHEHPVSPDKSVNDIENELHQLHLFDDNDE, translated from the coding sequence ATGGCTCATAAATACTATGCTGTTCGAAGGGGCCGCAATCCCGGAATTTACAATAGTTGGCCAGAGTGTTTAGAACAGGTCAAGGCATTTCCCAAAGCGCGGTTCAAAAGTTTTTTAACTAGGGCCGATGCCGAGGAATTTCTAAAGGGCAACGATCCGACGTTGCCGAACGCACCGTCCGAAGCGCCCGCAACCGGCGGACAAGATGTGATTACCGTCTATACCGATGGGGGTTCTAGAAACCACGGCAATCAAAAGGGCGGCCACGTTAAGGACAATGATAAGGCCGCCTGGGCGTATCTAATTCAAATGCCGGACGGGAGCAAACGCAGCGCTGCCGACGGTGAATTGGGCGCCACCAATAATCGCATGGAAGTCATGGCACTGCTAAAGGCGCTGAGCGATTTGGCACAACACGGGTTAGCTGATCACGAAATCGAAGTGGTTTCTGATTCTAAGTACGTCTTAGATGCCATCACTAAGCACTGGTTAGCCGGTTGGAAGCGCCGCGGTTGGCAGACTAGTGCTGGCCAACCAGTTAAAAACGAAGCGCTTTGGAAGCAGATTGACCAAATCATGGGCCAATTCAAAGCCCTTCATTTTCACTGGACCAAGGGGCATGCTGACAATGCCGGCAATGTCTTTGTGGATGAGAAATTAAACGAGGCGATGGATCAAATGGGGAGTTCGGGAACGATTAAGGTGGCCCGCCATAAACAAGCGGCACCGGTGCCCCAGGTAAATGAGACCGTTAAGCAGAACGCCCTTTCCAGCATTGATGGAATTTTGAATGGTGATCAACCGAAAGCATCGGCAGCACCGGGGCCGACTGTTCATCGTGACCGGCTCCACGAACACCCGGTTTCGCCTGATAAATCGGTTAATGATATCGAAAATGAACTCCACCAACTGCACCTCTTTGATGATAATGATGAATAG
- a CDS encoding MDR family MFS transporter, translating to MSQEAQKDVSYDLNGKPFNRPWFIFVLLFGSFTMSISQSSLSTVYPTFMRYFHISATTVQWLTTAFMLVMCIMMPVSPWLLNNIGFRTLFISVIVLFDIGSLIILFAPTFPIMMFGRILKAIAVGILFPSYQSVLLYITPKEKRGSTMGMAGLVMGSALAVGPIISGVVLKFTDWHGLFVFFIASATLILFLSFHAIKDVMPHKQSSLDYVSTFLLVGFAGILYVVNMIGKPNVNVGQAMLILAISIIFVAVFVYRQWTMKHPLLQLKVLKTFNYDLSVLLTGISYIALIVTTIVFPLYYQDILGVSPFISGMALVPGAAFLSFLNPLTGKLADRIGFKKTMLSGMSMIVLGWLLLSIIPGTPNIWIMIVLAMLIEGGNAFVMMPAVTLGANSLPKEVVADGTAVTTTARQILGSVGVAVSTLVLTNVARSQQASGVSAALANHNAYHVVFITMFILEVVGLCLAFMIRSTQNQTK from the coding sequence ATGAGCCAAGAAGCACAAAAGGACGTCAGTTATGATTTAAACGGCAAGCCATTTAACCGGCCGTGGTTTATCTTTGTTTTGCTATTCGGTAGCTTTACAATGTCGATTAGCCAATCATCACTGTCCACGGTCTATCCGACCTTTATGCGTTACTTCCATATTTCCGCAACCACGGTCCAGTGGTTGACCACGGCATTCATGTTAGTAATGTGTATTATGATGCCGGTTAGTCCCTGGTTATTAAATAATATCGGGTTTCGGACCCTATTCATTAGCGTCATTGTTTTATTTGATATTGGATCGTTGATAATTTTATTTGCACCGACCTTTCCGATTATGATGTTCGGGCGGATTTTAAAGGCGATTGCAGTGGGAATCTTGTTCCCATCCTATCAATCAGTATTACTCTACATTACCCCGAAGGAAAAGCGGGGGTCGACGATGGGAATGGCTGGATTAGTAATGGGGTCAGCCCTTGCGGTCGGGCCCATTATTTCCGGAGTCGTGCTTAAGTTTACCGACTGGCACGGATTGTTCGTCTTCTTTATCGCATCGGCAACGTTGATTTTATTCCTTAGTTTCCATGCGATTAAGGACGTGATGCCCCACAAGCAAAGTAGTTTAGACTACGTTTCGACCTTCTTATTAGTTGGGTTTGCCGGGATTTTATACGTAGTTAACATGATTGGAAAGCCGAACGTAAACGTGGGCCAGGCAATGTTGATCTTAGCAATTAGTATCATCTTCGTAGCCGTCTTCGTTTATCGGCAATGGACAATGAAGCACCCATTACTCCAATTGAAGGTGTTAAAGACCTTTAACTACGACTTATCGGTGCTATTGACCGGAATTTCATACATTGCATTGATCGTAACGACGATTGTATTCCCACTTTACTACCAAGATATTTTAGGCGTGTCACCATTTATTTCAGGGATGGCATTGGTTCCCGGAGCCGCATTCCTTAGTTTCTTGAACCCGTTGACCGGAAAGTTAGCCGATCGAATTGGGTTTAAGAAGACGATGTTATCTGGGATGAGCATGATCGTTCTGGGGTGGTTATTACTATCGATCATTCCTGGAACGCCAAATATTTGGATCATGATCGTATTAGCAATGTTGATCGAAGGTGGGAACGCCTTTGTAATGATGCCAGCCGTTACGTTGGGAGCTAATTCCTTACCTAAGGAAGTGGTTGCTGATGGAACGGCCGTAACGACGACTGCACGGCAAATCTTAGGTTCAGTCGGAGTTGCGGTCTCAACGTTAGTGTTAACTAACGTTGCCCGTAGTCAACAAGCCAGTGGCGTGTCAGCTGCACTTGCTAACCACAACGCTTACCACGTTGTCTTTATTACGATGTTCATTTTAGAAGTGGTTGGATTATGCTTAGCATTTATGATTCGGTCCACCCAAAATCAAACTAAATAA